TCGGTACCGGTCTCCTTCGGCTTTACATTCTCAAATACCTGCCAAGCATTGATTAGTTTATCTAGACATTCATAGTAATGATCCGCAGAAGCATCTCCGGCATCATTCGGAATTACAGCTCATTCAGATACTTAGCGCATCCAGGAGCATTGGCTGGCGTACGTCCAATAGATCGCTGCATGGCGGCTGGCGACCATGGCCTGCTGAACATTCAACCCGTCGACGAACAGCTCACCGACGGTCCGGCCATATCGGTCTTTGGTGATTCGGCGAAGGCCCAGGGGCTTCCCGGCCACCATGGCCCGCAGGTGATCACGGGCAGCCCTAGCCCGTTCCGACTGAGCCCGTTTCCCTCTCAGCTCAGAAGTGTCGATGCAGGCCAGCCTGATCCGTTCACCATCAGTGGTCCTACAGGTGTCGCCGTCATAGCAGCTGTGGATAGTGACGGTCTCCAGGGCTGCAGCAGGCTGCGCCAGAGAAAGCACCAACAGCAGGGCAGCTGAGCCGATCGCGACAGTGTGGAATCTCATCTCCCTGATGATGCTGATCAGGCGTCGGCCATCTCTACGGCCATCTCATCGAGGCGGAGAGACAGGTGCAACTGATGCAGTGCGATGAGCTGCAGGCCACGGGCACAACCTCGAGCAAGGTTCTGCTGGATGTGATCGCGATCCTGCAGGCAGTGGATGCGAGTTCCGGTCTCATCTTTCATGGCGGTGGCACCTTCTAAAAGAACCTCGAGAGACAGCAACATCCGATCCAAGCAACCGACCCTTATTTTCGAATCGGATCAGAGGCGCAGCAGAGCTTTAAATACAACAACATGAACATCCCTGCGGGGGCAGCCTTATCACGTCGAAGGAAAGATTTTTTTTCAAACTTGTTTCCAATTTTTTCCAACCTATTGAGTGCACGCTGGCTCTATGGCCAGCTTTATCTAACCCTTACTTCGGACAAACCAATTGCACTGCATTGGATCTAAAGGAAAACAACAACACAAAATCATCACCATGGCCATTCAGTCCAGTTTGCTCACGCAGCAAATCAGTACTGGCGAGAGCCAGGCCGCAGGTCTCACAAAACAACACCGGCAGAGTTGCAGCACTGCCTTGCATGGCCTGAAGATCCAAAGCTTGTCGGACTGCGCGCTGCGAGCGTTCAAGACCGAGTCGCTCCACCAAAGCAGGCCAGAGATCGTTCGCGGGTGCGCTTGACGCGAAATCTACAGATGGTTGTGACATCACAGGGGAAGCTGTTCGATCGCCACCACAATCATCTGCGGTGAGACCTCAATCACCTCCAAAGGATCCTTGTTGTCGAGGTAAGCCTCGAATGAGGAAAAACGTTCGATCCGGGGAGCTGCCTCCTTCACTGCACAGGCCGCAATCCAATCAT
Above is a window of Synechococcus sp. BIOS-U3-1 DNA encoding:
- a CDS encoding thermonuclease family protein, with the translated sequence MRFHTVAIGSAALLLVLSLAQPAAALETVTIHSCYDGDTCRTTDGERIRLACIDTSELRGKRAQSERARAARDHLRAMVAGKPLGLRRITKDRYGRTVGELFVDGLNVQQAMVASRHAAIYWTYASQCSWMR